A part of Haloarchaeobius sp. HME9146 genomic DNA contains:
- a CDS encoding ABC transporter ATP-binding protein: protein MTQRALDVQNVDSGYGEAQVLYDLSLHVNEDEIVCIIGPNGAGKSTVLKTVFGLLDPWEGQVTVGDRDITHTAPEDLVREGVGYVPQVENVFGSLTIDENLRMGGVAKESGLESTIDSLYERFPILDEKRQAKARTLSGGQRQVLALARALVMEPEVLLIDEPSAGLAPNIVQDVFQNVKKVNELGTSILMVEQNAKEGLGISDRGYVLDQGSVEFEDRAGDLLDNPEVSRLYLGG from the coding sequence ATGACCCAGCGCGCACTCGACGTCCAGAACGTCGATTCGGGCTACGGGGAGGCACAGGTCCTCTACGACCTGTCCTTGCACGTCAACGAGGACGAGATTGTCTGTATCATCGGCCCGAACGGGGCCGGCAAGTCGACCGTGCTGAAGACCGTCTTCGGCCTGCTCGACCCGTGGGAGGGCCAGGTCACGGTCGGCGACCGGGACATCACCCACACCGCCCCCGAGGACCTCGTCCGCGAGGGCGTCGGCTACGTCCCGCAGGTCGAGAACGTCTTCGGCTCGCTCACCATCGACGAGAACCTGCGCATGGGTGGCGTCGCGAAGGAGAGCGGGCTGGAGTCGACCATCGACAGCCTGTACGAGCGCTTCCCCATCCTCGACGAGAAGCGACAGGCGAAGGCACGGACGCTCTCGGGTGGCCAGCGACAGGTGCTGGCGCTCGCCCGGGCGCTCGTGATGGAGCCGGAGGTGTTGCTCATCGACGAGCCGAGCGCCGGGCTCGCGCCGAACATCGTGCAGGACGTCTTCCAGAACGTCAAGAAGGTCAACGAACTCGGGACGTCGATCCTGATGGTCGAGCAGAACGCCAAGGAGGGCCTTGGCATCTCCGACCGCGGCTACGTCCTCGACCAGGGGTCGGTCGAGTTCGAGGACCGCGCCGGCGACCTGCTCGACAACCCCGAAGTCTCGCGTCTCTACCTCGGTGGGTGA
- a CDS encoding ABC transporter ATP-binding protein gives MNELDYSGAELNKDDPVMRTEGLKKSFGGLTATDDVTLEVERGSITGLIGPNGAGKSTLFNLVSGFYDLDDGQVFVNDQEVTEASPHEVSRAGLVRTFQTPRRLEGMTVREAMLVGPRPQVGESVMSLFTSPSKVTQEESANIDQAIELLERFEIDHLIDQPSTELSGGQLKLVELARAITTDPDVLLLDEPVAGVNPTLANDIKRFVKELNEEGQTFCIIEHDMPFIMDLADPIIVLDQGRVLMEGTPDEVRNDPRVIEAYLGGGE, from the coding sequence CTGAACGAACTCGACTACTCCGGTGCCGAGTTGAACAAGGACGACCCGGTCATGCGGACAGAGGGTCTGAAGAAGTCCTTCGGTGGCCTCACGGCGACCGACGACGTGACGCTGGAGGTCGAACGCGGCTCCATCACGGGCCTCATCGGCCCGAACGGGGCCGGCAAGTCGACCCTGTTCAACCTCGTCTCGGGGTTCTACGACCTCGACGACGGACAGGTGTTCGTCAACGATCAGGAGGTCACGGAGGCGTCGCCCCACGAGGTCTCTCGTGCCGGACTCGTCCGGACGTTCCAGACGCCACGTCGGCTCGAAGGGATGACCGTGCGCGAGGCGATGCTGGTCGGACCGCGCCCGCAGGTGGGTGAGTCCGTCATGTCGCTGTTCACCTCGCCGAGCAAGGTCACCCAGGAGGAGTCGGCCAACATCGACCAGGCCATCGAGCTGCTCGAACGGTTCGAGATCGACCACCTCATCGACCAGCCCTCGACGGAACTCTCGGGCGGCCAGCTCAAGCTGGTCGAGTTGGCGCGTGCCATCACGACCGACCCGGACGTGCTGTTGCTCGACGAGCCGGTCGCCGGGGTCAACCCGACGCTGGCGAACGACATCAAGCGGTTCGTCAAGGAGCTCAACGAGGAGGGCCAGACGTTCTGCATCATCGAGCACGACATGCCGTTCATCATGGACCTCGCGGACCCCATCATCGTCCTCGACCAGGGCCGTGTCCTCATGGAGGGCACGCCCGACGAGGTCCGGAACGACCCGCGTGTCATCGAGGCGTACCTCGGAGGTGGCGAATGA